TCGGCTTCTGCACTCGTTCTGTGAGTGCGGAAATCGTTAAGTAATCAGTTTGGAGCGCAGATAGCTTGAAATGGAGCTCGAAAATCGctactataaagaaattagatgGAGAATTGAAAGACTCAattggtttgttttgttttggtttaggTGATTGTGCGCAAGAGAGGTACTTCTTCAGCACTAGGGAGGCCAAGTACCCCAATGGGAACCGATCGAACAGAGCGACGAGCTCTGGTTACTGGAAGGCGACCGGATTGGACAAGCAGATTGTGACTTGCAGGGGCGGCCAAGTCGTGGGGATGAAGAAAACTCTGGTTTTTTATAGAGGAAAGCCTCCCCATGGCACTAGGACCGATTGGATTATGCATGAATACCGCTTTGTTTTGCCCGAAAATCCGGCCTCCATTGCCCCACCGGAAAAGAATGCAACCCAAGTGAGCTTCTTGTTCTATTTAGTGTTAGTTCAATGAGATTAGcagtttattttctcataagATCCCAGCGGAGGCTTAAAAGTCATCCTTGGTCACATCTTTTATGATTGAAGCTAGAACGGTATCTGATTATCTTCGAGTCCCCAACTTAAACTCCCAATTCTGAAGAACCCCATTTGAGATATTTCTTCAATTGTGCTCTCCAAACCACAAAGAacacatttttattttactattttgtTGTTGCAGAGCCCTGTGGTGCCAATGGACGACTGGGTTCTTTGCCGCATATTTTTGAAGAAAAGGGGAGGCAAAAATGAGGAGCAGCAAGTTCAACAGCCCTCCTGCGATGTTCGAAAACCCAAGAACTCGAGGCCTGTTTTCTACGATTTCATGACGAAAGACAGGGCAAATTTGAGCCTTGCACCTTGTTCTTCCTCCTCAGGGTCGAGTGGAATCACAGATGTGGTTTCTAGTGAGCAAGTAGACAATGATCACGAAGAAAGCAGTAGTTCCAATAGTTTAGGTTTAATTAGAAGAAAACAGTAGcagtttaaattaattaatttaaaatccGCTTAAATTAGTTCGGTTATGTTCCAGTAATTGGGCTCGTTGCTCTGTCAGAATAAACATCTAAGAAAAATCCAAGTTTAGGAAGAAAATCGGCAAGTAACTTGTAGTCGGAAATTTGGAGAGTAATGGatggtttttataatttatgtaaTCAAATCCCACATTTTATAATATCTGATGTATTTACATTCTATTACCatttgtttggacccgatttcaGCACTAACAGTTGCACGCTGGCATATTAACCATTCTCCGTTCTCTCCATATGTTTGAATGGTTGGAACGATTTCAGATAATTATATAATCCAAAAATTCCAGAATGCTCGGTagtatgagatactcttacagATATCAAAAAAAAATCCTTGTAATCTGAACATGTTCTTCTGCGTATCACGCAGCAGAATTTCTTTATAGAAAGGCATGATATTTTCAAGGAATAAGTGTTGAAAAGTGATCCAAAGAGGAGTAAAAAGCAAAGtgaaagtgtaaaaaatgtaacgTGAAATTTTCTAAAGGGAGTCTTTAGATTTGGGGAGGAGCAGAAgaatttagaataatttttatCTCTGCAAAGATCGTCACCTTCGCACGAGGTTCCATTTCTCCGTTTGTGGAAAGTTCAAATTCACACTCAAAAGGAACCCAATTCCGAAACTTTGTTTTCAGATGGTTCGAAATCGAATCTCCAAGAATCAAATTCCAAGCcggctctctccctctctctctctctcacaaatcTTCAAATGCACTCCAATCTGCATCATGGAAGATTAAACCCCGGAATCTTATTTCCAAGAAACAGACATTCTGACCTAGATTTTCCACAAACATTTGTTGCAATTTTGTACTATTTTATTGTCTTACAATAAAAAGGGGCCTTACAGGAGAAAAACTTGTGCGGAGCAGCCGGGGATCGCTATAGGGTTCCACTCGGCTCTACTAATCTCGTCTAGTGTGAGAGCTGTCATGGTGACAAATCCTACCgaaatttctcttcatttgtaggGCATATCTCGAAAGACACAAGACCAATTGTATTTTGGTTTCAAAACTTTATGCTAATTTCATTCAATATAAACACTAATCTAATCAGGTAGTTTTACCGAAATTTTTCTTGTACGAATGCAGGTTTGGTGATGTAGGGAAACAGGGCCAACTAAATTTTGAATCTAAATGACCAGTTGGTGAAAGTAGAGAAGCGACTAAAAATACAGTGGAATGTTTGCTTAGCAGGGACCAGCGctgcaaattgaaaagaaaaatgggaTTTGGCCAGTTGGGAGAGGGTCCCAAGTTTTGAAAACGGATCCGTCCCATCAATCAGACACTTTAAATTTCCTAAAAGCACATGATTTCTTGCGCATTTATTCCTGCTAGTTTACGTAAACGATACCTCTTATTCTTAATCCAAACAGAGTTATAACTCTGATAGACAACAAATTAGCCCAGATTAGGGGAAAGATTGTCCCACTAGAGTGAGCATCATTTTCGGATTCTCTTTTTGAGGATATTAGAGATCCTTCAATCACATTTATTCATCGTATATTATGCGACtagtttttgtcaggtactgtttatattcaattttaaataaaaaaatttataataattttttaccgcacgatgtacgatgaatagaTGTGCTTAAAGGATCTccagaatcctcacaaaaagaggatccggcgagaATCCACCTAAGTCCCACTGGCAACTACCCTGCTGTTTCTGCTTGGGATAAGTTTCAGCAATCCAAGCCTACAATTGGTTGGTTTAAGCTTGTTTGGTATAATCAAAATATTCCCAAGATGAGCTTCATTATTTGGTTGTCTATTAAATGCAAGCTTTCTACTATGGATATAATTTTAACTTTTGCTCTGTCGGCTCCTGTCATTTGCGTACTCTGCTCTAGTGTTACGGAGTCCCATTGCCACCTCTTCTTTGAGTGTCCTTTTACCGATGGTATTTGGTCTTTGGTGCTATTCAAGTGCGGTGTCTCTTGGCTAAGGCTCCCTTGGCCTCTTCGATAGTTTTGAAGTTAAGTCTTGTTGTTGCAGTGTATTATGTTTGGAGGGAACAGAACAACTGTAGATTCAAGAACTCATGTCAACCCGCTACAGTGGTTCTCAACTCAATTAAGTCCACCATTAGACTTCGATTGAGTTATTTGAAAATCACTCATTCTGCTGCTAATGACTCTACTTTACGTGAATGGAATATAAGTTATATAACTATGAATAGTTAGTGTTTTTTTGCTGCTTTGATGTCCATTTTCTTTTAACTGCAGCTCTTTGTTGCgtgtttgttttttcaaataCTCTTTGCTgcttgtactttttttttctcatcaatatattttatttaccaaaaaaaaacattgactTGCATTAGTTTTTGATAATTTTATCATCAATTAGTTCTTAATCATTACTtaatacaaattatatttactgCATGTTTTGCACACCTGTCGCGCATGCAAGAGCCACGAGCCTGATGTAGTTGATTCCATCACCAGTAGAATATTATTGGCCCAAAAAAAATCATCAGTAAAATATTATGGATGCCATGGACACAAAGTACACACACAACTCATCATAGGATCCCTCGTCATAATAAGTAATGATAATCAAATTGAGATAGCGGGTATCGTAGCTggaggaggattgtctgccctccaagttTCGGTGCCCTTctatgccctcctgttttgtgtggtcacggttaagtcacgttaatattttatattatttttttataaatataataaaacaaaaatgaataataatataaaatattaacgtggtttaaccgtgaccacacaatcaggagggcatgggagggcacgggaacttggagggcagacaatcctcctccATCGTAGCttgtcatcaattttttttaagtaaaaaataaaaaatttagatgATAGATCTGTGACattatttttttacacaatttttgaTACTAAGAATCAACTAATATAATAGATGGAGCGTATCGTCTTAATTGttgaaaaaagaaatttgtgcttgaaatattttttataatataccTCATACAAGGGTATAGCCTCAAACGTTTGAAAAATGTTGTGAGGTGTTCGAAAATGGTTGAAGTAGTTGAATAGGAGGATCATTAATACTATAGCTCTTTGTAAATTTACCAAAGACgaaaatgatttatttgatatTATGGATGATTGGTTATGGAGGGACCACTTCGTTTTTGCAGGTTGGTTTCGGCTCGTACTCTTTTCATGTGCCTATTTCGTTTTATGGGATTGGTTCATAGGTACAACTTTTATAACTTCATGGTACACTCATAGATTAGCAAGTTCCTATTTGAAATGTTGTAACTTCTTAACCACGCGGCAGTTTTCACTCTGGCTAATAATTACAATTTACAACGTCTTCAAGAAAGAGTCATGTCACTATCAAAACTCTTTTATACTGTTATGTTGTACTAAGAGGAAGAAGTGGAGCGTAAATACAATATCTAACCAAAGTTATTAAAAATTCTTAATTGAGGAATCATCTAGAAGTATAAACCCCTTACGCATCTAATTTTCTATTTGAAAATACAAAGAGGGATCTAAAACGAGCTTTTAACTCTTCGAATTTAGCTTCTTTCATTAAAGTTGAAAGGTCAATTTATAAACATGATTAATTCTAAgaataagagaaaaaaattgtaaaaaaatgaTGGGACAAAACCTACAAGGTTGGTTGTTGTCCTATACAAACATGAGGCATGGATGATGATGTTATCATAGGTTGGATAGGTTTGAGGACGATGGGCCACAACCCCATCATCGAGTGCCAAGTGGATATCAAGTGGACAAAGGACGgcataataatatgattaaacctTTGATTATCACTCCCCAAAAATATTAGGGAAACTTTTTCAAAAGTGAAATCTTTTGTAGGATTATTTGTCATCTTACAGTTTAATATTAATTCTCGAACTAACATTATAGAATATATTAagcaaaaaatataatatgataAAGAATTCATAGAAAATCAAACTTGGAGAGAGTTTCGCTATCCTTTCTCCTCTGATTAATGCATAATTGAGAGGGCAATTTGCC
The nucleotide sequence above comes from Malus sylvestris chromosome 16, drMalSylv7.2, whole genome shotgun sequence. Encoded proteins:
- the LOC126608171 gene encoding NAC domain-containing protein 83-like, translated to MERINFVKNGVLRLPPGFRFHPTDEELVLQYLRRKVYSCPLPASIIPEVDVCKADPWDLPGDCAQERYFFSTREAKYPNGNRSNRATSSGYWKATGLDKQIVTCRGGQVVGMKKTLVFYRGKPPHGTRTDWIMHEYRFVLPENPASIAPPEKNATQSPVVPMDDWVLCRIFLKKRGGKNEEQQVQQPSCDVRKPKNSRPVFYDFMTKDRANLSLAPCSSSSGSSGITDVVSSEQVDNDHEESSSSNSLGLIRRKQ